From the Brachyhypopomus gauderio isolate BG-103 chromosome 5, BGAUD_0.2, whole genome shotgun sequence genome, one window contains:
- the LOC143513992 gene encoding peroxisomal succinyl-coenzyme A thioesterase-like isoform X5, with the protein MLAIKRSMSTAIKQFPLLSIKPTRGLVDEKLQIVVKNLRPKQEVTLHSLHQSEDKDFWEAFGHYVSDANGTVPVVKDASVSGTYVGVESMGLMWSLRPVPGSRTGLRLRKKDVLSPRVFHISVYDGHVSQGFAQLTALASLVIERWYMAPGVQRVDIREKGVRGTLFIPPGPGPFPGVLDMWGGGGGLVEYRSALLASHGFASMALEYLSPGELRKIKADINYFEMAYQILQNHAMVRRDRMALFGLSFGTSVTFSMAANSKVIKPQCCVCISGSHTPVITKSLDETFDDVTKKEFAYHRSTSTLCYHLNAKPVGANVQRILH; encoded by the exons ATGTTGGCTATAAAACG GTCGATGAGCACCGCGATCAAACAATTCCCCTTACTTTCGATTAAGCCGACGCGGGGGCTTGTGGATGAGAAACTTCAAATCGTGGTGAAGAATTTAAGACCAAAACAAGAGGTGACACTTCACTCACTGCATCAGTCAGAAGACAAGGATTTTTGGGAAGCTTTCGGACATTATGTCAGCGACGCAAACGGAACAGTGCCCG TGGTAAAGGACGCTAGTGTGAGCGGCACCTATGTAGGTGTGGAGTCCATGGGACTGATGTGGAGTCTTCGGCCAGTGCCAGGGAGCCGAACAGGACTAAG GTTACGAAAGAAAGATGTCCTCTCGCCACGGGTATTCCATATTTCTGTGTATGACGGACATGTTTCTCAGGGTTTTGCCCAGCTCACAGCGTTAGCGAGCCTGGTCATAGAGCGATGGTACATGGCTCCAGGTGTACAAAGAGTGGATATCCGGGAGAAAGGTGTTAGAGGAACTTTGTTCATCCCTCCAG gcccTGGCCCATTCCCTGGAGTGCTGGatatgtggggaggggggggagggttgGTGGAGTATCGATCTGCCCTCCTGGCATCACACGGCTTTGCTTCGATGGCACTGGAGTATCTGTCTCCAGGGGAATTAAGGAAAATAAAGGCTGACATCAATTACTTTGAG atggCATATCAGATACTGCAGAATCATGCCATGGTGCGGAGAGACAGAATGGCTCTGTTTGGTCTCTCGTTTGGCACGTCTGTCACCTTTTCCATGGCCGCCAACTCCAAAGTCATCAAA ccccagtgttgtgtgtgcatCAGTGGCAGTCATACTCCAGTAATCACAAAGTCATTGGATGAAACCTTTGACGATGTAACCAA GAAGGAgtttgcttatcacaggagcacttccaccctttgttaccacctcaacgcaaaacctgttggggctaacgtgcag CGGATTCTCCActga